A window of Mucilaginibacter sp. PAMC 26640 contains these coding sequences:
- a CDS encoding amino acid permease: MAENSLARRLGLAQATAINMTDMVGIGPFITLPMVIGMMNGPWFLYAWLAGAILSFIDAMVWSELGAAFPMAGGSYNFLKETYGKTKLGRLMSFLFVWQTMIQAPLVIASAAIGFAYYFSYLVPLSVIESKMLSGAVVIAIVALLYRKIESIGKISIVLWVGVLATMVWIIGGGIFHGNFLQPMREVNNGLTINYAFITAIGFASVKSVYSYLGYYNVCHLGGEIINPSRNIPRSMFLSIAGIAVLYMLMNVSVVSVIPWHHAKDSKFVISEFMQQLAGDTAAKVVTCLVLLVAFSSVFSATLGYSRIPYAAAVDGAFFKIFAKLHPTGNFPYISLLFLGGIAFVFSLLFKLGDVISAILAMRILVQFIAQAVGLLLLRKARKTTLFPYKMPLFPLPVYLAIIIWFGILISTGLHMVLGGLTAILTGIIVYFVKAKMNKEWPFEPQLVKQEQGNN, encoded by the coding sequence ATGGCTGAAAATTCACTCGCGCGCCGCCTGGGCCTGGCACAGGCAACAGCCATCAACATGACGGATATGGTGGGCATAGGCCCGTTCATTACTTTACCAATGGTTATTGGGATGATGAACGGCCCATGGTTTTTATATGCCTGGCTGGCAGGCGCGATACTATCTTTTATCGATGCGATGGTTTGGAGTGAACTTGGGGCGGCGTTTCCGATGGCGGGAGGGTCTTATAACTTTCTGAAAGAAACCTACGGCAAAACAAAGCTCGGCCGGCTTATGAGTTTTCTTTTTGTCTGGCAAACCATGATCCAGGCGCCCCTGGTAATCGCTTCGGCAGCCATAGGCTTCGCCTATTATTTTTCATATTTAGTGCCTTTATCCGTTATCGAAAGCAAAATGCTGAGCGGCGCTGTTGTCATCGCCATTGTTGCATTATTGTACCGAAAGATAGAATCTATAGGTAAAATAAGCATAGTGCTTTGGGTAGGGGTGCTGGCTACCATGGTTTGGATCATCGGCGGGGGCATTTTTCACGGTAATTTTTTACAACCCATGCGTGAGGTTAATAACGGCCTCACCATTAATTATGCATTTATCACCGCAATTGGTTTTGCCAGCGTTAAGAGTGTTTACAGTTATTTAGGTTATTATAATGTTTGCCATTTGGGCGGCGAGATCATTAACCCGTCGCGTAACATACCCCGGAGTATGTTTTTGTCTATCGCCGGCATCGCTGTATTGTATATGTTAATGAATGTAAGTGTAGTAAGTGTAATACCATGGCACCATGCCAAGGACAGCAAATTTGTGATCAGTGAATTTATGCAGCAATTAGCGGGTGACACTGCGGCTAAAGTGGTGACTTGTTTGGTGCTTTTGGTGGCATTTTCTTCAGTGTTTTCAGCAACACTTGGTTATAGCCGCATTCCGTATGCTGCTGCGGTTGATGGTGCTTTTTTTAAGATCTTTGCAAAACTTCACCCCACGGGTAACTTTCCTTATATTTCATTATTATTTTTAGGAGGAATAGCCTTTGTATTCAGTTTGCTTTTTAAGCTTGGGGATGTCATCAGTGCTATATTGGCCATGCGGATCCTGGTACAGTTCATAGCACAGGCAGTTGGCCTGTTATTGTTGCGGAAAGCAAGGAAAACCACCCTGTTCCCGTACAAAATGCCATTATTTCCATTACCGGTTTATCTCGCTATCATCATCTGGTTTGGCATCCTGATCTCAACAGGGCTGCATATGGTTCTGGGAGGCTTAACGGCTATCCTTACCGGTATCATCGTATACTTTGTAAAAGCCAAGATGAACAAGGAATGGCCATTTGAACCACAATTAGTAAAGCAGGAGCAGGGCAATAATTAG
- a CDS encoding secondary thiamine-phosphate synthase, giving the protein MKIYQQTLDLRQRRRGFHIITSEVTAALPQLSEIKTGICQVFIQHTSASLSINENADPTVRLDFEMYFNKAVPENDPDYRHDDEGSDDMPAHLKAAMLGCSVTIPIRNGRLALGTWQGIYLCEHRNYGGQRSLVITAWGE; this is encoded by the coding sequence ATGAAGATTTACCAGCAAACTTTAGATCTGCGCCAACGCCGGCGTGGCTTTCACATCATCACCTCCGAAGTAACAGCTGCCCTGCCGCAGCTATCCGAGATAAAAACCGGGATTTGCCAGGTGTTTATTCAGCACACCTCCGCCTCGCTCAGCATTAATGAAAATGCGGACCCCACCGTGCGACTGGATTTTGAAATGTATTTTAATAAAGCGGTTCCGGAGAACGATCCTGATTATCGCCACGATGACGAAGGATCTGACGATATGCCGGCACACCTAAAAGCGGCTATGCTGGGCTGCTCGGTTACCATCCCGATCCGCAACGGCAGGTTAGCTTTGGGTACCTGGCAGGGCATCTATCTCTGCGAACACCGTAACTATGGCGGACAGCGCAGTTTGGTCATCACCGCCTGGGGCGAATGA